Below is a window of Natronorubrum halophilum DNA.
ACTCGTTCGTTCACGCCCGCCGCTCGTGAGCCTGACCCTTCAGATGAAAGGGACGCGGAGCGGCTCAGTGACGAGTCGCGTCGCGATCGCACGGTGCCCGAGCGCGGGAATCGAAAGACAGTTTGAGGGGACGATGCTACGGGGAGGCATGCTTTCGATCGCACTTGCCGGAAAGCCGAACGCCGGCAAGTCAACGTTCTACACCGCGGCGACGATGGCGGAGGTCGACGTCGCCAACTACCCCTTCACGACCATCGACGCCAACCGTGGAGTGAGCTACGTCCGGACCGACTGCCCCTGCCTCGAGCGCGAGGAGCGCTGTACCGCCGACAACTGCGAGGACGGCAAGCGCTACGTTCCGATCGAACTCATCGACGTCGCAGGGCTGGTTCCCGGTGCTCACGAGGGGAAGGGGCTGGGCAACCAGTTCCTCGACGAACTCACGAACGCGGACGTGATCGTCAACGTCGTCGACGCCTCCGGGGGGACCAACGAGAAGGGCGAACCCGTCGATATCGGCGACCACGATCCGCTCGAGGATATCGATTTCGTCGAAGAGGAGATGGACCTCTGGCTGGCCGGCATCGTCGAGAACAACTGGGAGTCCGTCGAGCGCAAATCCCGATCGCCGGATTTCGACATCGACGACGTCCTCGCGGATATGCTCTCGGGCTTCGGCGCCTCGCCGACGCAGATCGCGAAGGTGCTTCGGGAACTGGACTACCCCGAGGACCCGATCCAGTGGGAGGACGACCACCGCGAGGAACTCGCCCGATTGGTCCGCGAACGGACCAAGCCGATCGTCGTCGCGGCGAACAAGATCGACGTCGCGCCCCAGGAGAACGTCGAGAAACTGCTCGACCTCGACAAGCCGGTCATCCCGACCACCGCGGAGGGCGAACTCGCGCTTCGCCGCGCCGCGGAGAACGGCCTCGTCGACTACGATCCGGGCGACGAGTCACTCGAGATCGGCGACGACGTCACCGACGCCCAGTGCGAGGCGCTCGAGGGACTCGCCGAAACGATGGGCGAGTGGAACGGAACCGGCGTCCAGTCGGCGCTGAACTACGCCGTCTACGACTTGCTCGAGCACCTCACCGCCTACCCGGTCGAGGACGCCGCGAAGTGGTCCGACGGCAGCGGCAACGTCCTCCCCGACGCCTTCCTGTTGCCGGACGGCTCGACCCCTGTCGACCTCGCCTACGCCGTCCACTCCGACATCGGCGACGGCTACCTCCACGCGGTGAACGCGAAGTCGAGTCGGGAGATAAGCGACGAGTACGAACTCGAGGAGGGCGACGTGATCAAGATCGTGAGTACTAATTGATAGTTCCCCGTTATAGAGGACCGATGCTTCACAGTGTTGGAGCAGTCAGATAGACCGGCGTATTCGACTCACTCCAGTGGCTGTGCGTAGTCGACTTGCTTCGGCTGGAAGTTCGCGTCGCGATAGAACCGGCGTGCATCCTCGTTTCCCCACTCGCAGGAGACTTTGAGATGGTCGCAACCCCGCTCGCGAGCCAGTTCTTTCACGCGCTCGAGGACCGCCGTGCCGTGGCCCTGACTCCGGTGGGGTTCGTCGATAGCGACGTTCACGATGCGAAGGTACGTCGAGTACTGCTGGGACGGGTGGCGGCCCTCGCGGAGCGTGACGAAGCCGATCGTTTCGCCGTCGTGGACGATGAGGTAGTCGGTGACGTCCTCGTTCTCGAGGTGTGCCCGGAAGCCGTCGTCGGGGACCTCGCGAACGTCCGCGTAGGCGAGTTCGTTCAACTCGGAGTACTCCTTCATCCCCGTTGCGAGGTCGTACCAGCGATCGACGAGCGCATCGAGATCGTCCGAGGTGGCTTCCACGAGTTCCATACGGGGGACCTCTCAGCGCTCGCTTGTTAGGTTTCGGCCGGTGTGTCGTATTCTGGTACGCCTCTTATCTGCCCTACGAGCGAGTGCGTGAACCCGCCGTACAGAAATCCGAGCCCAACGGTTGGAAAATCGGGTTCTGTTTAATCATCACTTTTCAGACATATTTTTGCGTGAAACACGCGTTCACGACAGCTGTGTACTTGCCGATCCTGTTTTGCAGTGATTACGGCAAAGACGAACGTATTGCTGCCGCTGGCGGCAGTGATTTCCACGTCCTCCCCAACCGATTCGCTCGTTCGCAGACTCACTCGCTCATCCCTCGCACGGCTACGAACCGCGTCTCACTGTTCGTTCGACGCGGTCCAGCGCGCGCCACCGCACGTTATTTTATTAGTATGAAGCGATAACGTGTTTACTTATCGAATGTAATTCTGAATTGAATTATCGCTCCCGGTTGACCTCGAACCAGCCGACCGCGAAATCCACGAGTAACGGCTGTGGCAGGAGTGTAGCGTCACTGACGCCGACGGTGCCCGTCTCGAAGGCGTCGGGATGCTCGCGCTCGAACGCGTCGCCGCAGGCCGGAAAGTCTTCGTCGGTGTAGTCGATGTCTTCCCACTGAATCCACTCGCGTTCTCCGTCGACGAGCACCGCGCCGGCGTGAGTTTCCGTGGCGAGCTCGAGGTCGGCGCGGTACTCGGCGAGATGGAACGAGGTGTTCGTCGCGTGGGATGTTCCCAGAAACAGTACGTCACCGCCGAGATCATAGATACGGGCCAGCGGCGACTCCTCGCCGAGCGAATAGTCGAGCGAATGATCTTCGATAATGAACTGGGTATCAGCGCCCCACGCAGCGAACGATAACTGTGGGTGGTCGCTCCGGCGGACACCTGGGGAAGAGCGGAAGCACTCGGCGATTGCGCCCATCCCTTGGGTCGGCGTGACGGCTGGCCGGTACGGGGGCATCTGTTGACGAATGGTGTCGTACCACGAGTCAGGGACCGGCGGGGCTCCCATGTCGGAGGGATCCATGTTTCCGGGCGAGTGCGCCGGCATCACGATGGTTCCGTCCTCGCCGACGACGCGCTGGAGCGCATCTATGACGGCGGGCGCACCGCCACAGACCCAGCCGAGGGAGGAGAGTGATCCGTGGACGAGCAACGTGTGCCCGGCCTCGATGCCAAGGGCACGTAGATCGTTCGCCATCGAATCCACCGTGATCGGCTCCGAAGATCGGTCCGCGGGGAGCGTTTCGCTCATGCGTAGATATATCTGAAATCGAATTTACGTTTTTTGATCCGATGCAGCATGGGCCGTCACTGTATCCGGGTATCGCCCCACAGGGACTTCACAAATGTCGATACTAATCAGTAGCATATTCAGTATCCGGCGACGCATTTTCAATTACTGAGTACAATAATTATTTCTTAACCCTTGACCGTTGGCTGTTGGGTCGTAACAGATGAATCCCGAACGAACCCGGAGTAGGAAATTTCTGAACCGACGAACGTATCTCGGCCTGACCGGCGCAACCGTCGCGGGGATGGTTGGTGCAACGAGTACGGCCAGCGCGGCGGACGAGACGTACGAAACCGTCACCGTGCCCAAAGGCGAGCGCGAGGTCGTCAACGTGGACGACGGCGAGACGCTCGAGAACGTGCTGTACGACGTCACGGCCTGCGGGGCAGGCGTGACGATCGTGGCGTACGGGTCGGACTGGACGATCCGAAACATCGCCGTTCGCGGGCAGGTCGATATGGGTGACAATACCGTCATCGGCGGGGCCGTCACCGATGGCGGGAGCGCTCGCATCGAGAACGTGTGGATCGGCGACGGCGCGGTCTACGAAGCGGACGGCGGGATCGGAATCTGGCTCGATCCCAAACACGACGGTCACCTCACGATCGATCGGGTGAACGTCCAGAAAATGGGTAACAACGCTTTCTACTGTTCGTCGCCGGGCGGTAACGGTAACGGGACAGTTACCTTCCGAAACTGTTACGCAGCGAACTGCGGGGTCGCTCACTACCGACTCCCGCGCGGGGTCGTCGATAACTGCGTCGCCGCCGTTACCGACGACCGACAACACCGCAAGGGACGGGGGGTCTGGGCGTGGTCGCCCGGACCGGTTTTCGTCCAAGACAGCCAGTTTGCGATGAACGGACACCACTACTCGTTCGTTCCCGGCGCGGAGGACGAGGGAAGCACCATCGTCGTTGCCGGAACGCAGTGGGACGACGAGTTCCGCGGCGGCTGGACGGACGCGTACGGCGGAACGGCATACTTCGCCGGCGGCAACGGGAACGATCCGCAAAACGTCGTCCCGGCGGGCTGTCCGACCTCGCCCGCGGACGCGGTCGAGAACTAACCTTCGTTTCGTTCGTCGGTATTCTGTGGATTCATCCCTCGGTATCTCTGACGATCGACTACCG
It encodes the following:
- a CDS encoding aminoglycoside N(3)-acetyltransferase; protein product: MSETLPADRSSEPITVDSMANDLRALGIEAGHTLLVHGSLSSLGWVCGGAPAVIDALQRVVGEDGTIVMPAHSPGNMDPSDMGAPPVPDSWYDTIRQQMPPYRPAVTPTQGMGAIAECFRSSPGVRRSDHPQLSFAAWGADTQFIIEDHSLDYSLGEESPLARIYDLGGDVLFLGTSHATNTSFHLAEYRADLELATETHAGAVLVDGEREWIQWEDIDYTDEDFPACGDAFEREHPDAFETGTVGVSDATLLPQPLLVDFAVGWFEVNRER
- a CDS encoding redox-regulated ATPase YchF, which translates into the protein MLSIALAGKPNAGKSTFYTAATMAEVDVANYPFTTIDANRGVSYVRTDCPCLEREERCTADNCEDGKRYVPIELIDVAGLVPGAHEGKGLGNQFLDELTNADVIVNVVDASGGTNEKGEPVDIGDHDPLEDIDFVEEEMDLWLAGIVENNWESVERKSRSPDFDIDDVLADMLSGFGASPTQIAKVLRELDYPEDPIQWEDDHREELARLVRERTKPIVVAANKIDVAPQENVEKLLDLDKPVIPTTAEGELALRRAAENGLVDYDPGDESLEIGDDVTDAQCEALEGLAETMGEWNGTGVQSALNYAVYDLLEHLTAYPVEDAAKWSDGSGNVLPDAFLLPDGSTPVDLAYAVHSDIGDGYLHAVNAKSSREISDEYELEEGDVIKIVSTN
- a CDS encoding GNAT family N-acetyltransferase; protein product: MELVEATSDDLDALVDRWYDLATGMKEYSELNELAYADVREVPDDGFRAHLENEDVTDYLIVHDGETIGFVTLREGRHPSQQYSTYLRIVNVAIDEPHRSQGHGTAVLERVKELARERGCDHLKVSCEWGNEDARRFYRDANFQPKQVDYAQPLE